ATCGCCTATCTGGGCTGGGGCTATCAGGGCTTTGCCAGTCAGGAAAACACAAGCAATACAATTGAAGAGAAACTGTTTGAGGCTCTAACCAAGACTCGACTGGTAGAAAACAGGCAGACATCCAACTATCACCGGTGTGGGCGAACAGACAAAGGAGTTAGTGCCTTTGGACAGATAAGGGCCATTGTCCTGTTTCGCAAAGCAAGCAATCCTAATACATTCTAGGTGTACATACTGAGGATTCAGATTATTTGTATCTCTAAATATCGTTCTCTTAATTCCACAGGTGATTTCTCTTGACCTACGTTCTCACTTTCCAAAGGGCAGGGATTCTGAGGATCTTAACTTAAAAGACGAAGTCAATGATGTGGCTACAGAGATCCGTTATACCCACATTCTCAACCGGGTACTGCCTCCAGACATCCGCGTGCTGGCCTGGGCTCCCGTAGAAACTAGCTTCAGTGCTAGGTTCAGCTGTCTTGAGCGGACCTACCGCTATTTTTTCCCTTGTGCTAACTTAGACATTGTAACCATGAACTATGCAGCTCAGAAGTACGTTGGCACACATGATTTTAGGAATTTATGTAAAATGGACGTAGCCAATGGGGTGATTAATTTTCAGAGGACCATCCTGTCTGCTCAAGTACAGCGAGTGGGCCAGAACCTGGCCGAGGAGGGCTGGCAAGAACCCTTTCAGTTATGCCAGTTTGAAGTGACTGGCCAGGCGTTCCTTTATCATCAAGTCCGCTGTATGATGGCTATTCTTTTTCTGATTGGCCAAGGAATGGAGAAGCCAGAGGTAATTGATGAGCTGCTGAACATAGAGAAAAATCCCCAGAAGCCTCAATATAGGTAAGTTAAAAACACAAACCCAGActgtccccccccccaaaaaaaacagcTATTGCCGTTAgatatattagaatatattttaaaatattcttcctcTCCCCACCATTGTCTAAAAAACTAAGTTTCTGATTCTCCCTTCATGAGGCTTTTACTCTTAACTTGTAGAATATTATGAACATGTAACAGTgattaccttttcattttcttctgtcatTGTTCTGTCCCTTTAGTAAGTAACAGGTGTCTGGACCATGCCCCTTAGATAGTTTTACAGCATTATGGTGGGCCCAACTCACTTCTAGGTGACTTGTTACAATTGAAATTTTCTGTAATGTAGATCAAGCCTAACTAAGTGATCCATGGTTTGCTgcggttttttttgttgttgttgttataaagTTGTTCAACATGAGGAATGGTGTCATATCTTCTCAACTATTAGATACTCCATATTGACAAAATTTCACCCTCCTCTTAAGCCAGCTGATCCTGTTTTTTAAGACCTGCTGGATGGCTGCTATGTATTCTCATCCTGTTTCTTGTCTAGCATGGCTGTGGAATTTCCTTTAGTCTTGTATGACTGTAAGTTTGAAAATATTAAGTGGATCTATGACCGGGAAGTTCAGGAGTTCAATGTTACCCACCTTCAGCAACTATGGGCTAATCATGCTGTGAAAACTCAGATGTTGTATAGTATGCTGCAAGGACTGGACTCTGTTGCACTGCCCTGTGGAACAGGTATGATGGGAACCAAAGTTATCCAGGGTTGTGGGGGAGGGAGATTGGAGTTTGGAAGTGATTCTGTTGTGGTAAAGTATCCACTATAATGCTTGACTGTATATATTACAGGACCAAAGATGGATGGAATGATAGAATGGAGAAATGTTAAGCCCTCTGTCATGAAGCAGACCAGTGCCTTTGTAGAAGGAGTGAAAATGCGCACTTATAAGCCCCTAATGGATCGTCCTAAATGCCAAGGATTAGAATCCCGGATCGAGCATTTTGTACGTAGGGGACGCATTGAACACCCACATTTATCCCATGAGGAAGAAACAAAAGCCAAAAGGGACTGTAGTGACACACTAGAGGAAGAAAATACTGTTTTTGAGAAGCCAACGAAGAGAATTTGTGTTGATGCAGAACTTAAAAGCATCATTTAACCACAGAAAACTCACCAATATCCAGGAGGCAACAAAGCACCATTAGGCTACATAAGTCTTTCTTGAACAAGACGTTTAAACATTCCGTCATTCCTGTCCAGGAGAACTAGAGGTAGGAGAAAcaagaagaaatttttattttttttaattttaattttattttatcactacaaattttattcagaaacccatctttgtttttgttttgtttttttttaaaaattcccattaTGAACTGGTTTGGTCAATCAACTACAACACTCTCTAGCAGACATACGGTAGAAATGGCATGGCTCAGAATCGCCCGGACCTTTCCAGGTTTTTCGACTGCCTCCTGTCACGCTCCCGCCCTCTGCCACCTCCACCGCGGCAACCATGATCCTGGGACCGAGAGCAACGCTCCGGGGAGCGGGACCGAGATCTATGCTTCTTGCGCCGGCGCCCATGCAGCTCCCGTCCCAGGTCCCGGGAGATGGGCTTCAGGTGCATGAAGTTGCAGAAGCCGCCCCGCGTGCACTCCCCCATCTCGTACTGGCGGCAGCAGGCTTCTCTGAAGTCGGTCACTGGGGAGAGCTCCGCGTGGATCGGCTGGCCGTTAAACCAGCGGTTGTTCAAGTCAATCACAGCCTTTTCCGCGTCTTCTTCACGGCGAAACTTGACATACACGTTCCCCACGAGGTGGTCTCCGAGGTTGTCACAGACGTTCATCTCCTCCACCTCCCCGTACTTCTCCTCCATTTCTGTGAAAACCTCCTCAAAGAATTCATCATAATGTTCTTGCATCTCTACATCGCTCACAGCACAGCGCAAACCGTCAGCAGACTGGGAAGAGTTTTGAGGGTTACGGTAAATGTTCAAGAGGGCAATGGTCTGGCTGAAGGTCGGTTTATTGTGCAACCGAGAGCATCTGTGTCCATGACGACATGCtccaattttgaaataaaatgaacagttGACTTTGTCTTTCTCGGTGCCGAAGATGGAGGCCAAGTACTCCGCCATTTCCCACTCGCAGCCGACACCGCTGCCGACGCCGGAGacaagaagaaatttttaaatggacaTGTATTTACATACACCTGGAAACCTGTGCCTTGTGTTCAAATTCATTAAAACCAGAACCCACAAGTATCTGATTTGTtgtgctgttcttttcaaaagcAAATGACACTACTCATCTGAGTTCTCATAAAGAGCTTTGCTCAAGTatcaaaacttaaaaacaaaacatatatttGATAAACTGGTTTAGTGAAAATGAGTTAAGTAGATAAAACACAGCATCTTTTACGAAGCTTATCCAGCTATTAATCGCGCTATGTGAGCCACAAATGGTCTTTCTCCTTTAATTTTGAGGTAAAGATCCTTCTGTTTTTAGCATAATCATGGAGTGTAGCAAAATATTCCCACTTAAACATATAAGAACA
Above is a genomic segment from Dama dama isolate Ldn47 chromosome 2, ASM3311817v1, whole genome shotgun sequence containing:
- the LOC133073528 gene encoding tRNA pseudouridine(38/39) synthase-like isoform X2, yielding MAENDADRIQTEKLLKRVQELEQEVISLDLRSHFPKGRDSEDLNLKDEVNDVATEIRYTHILNRVLPPDIRVLAWAPVETSFSARFSCLERTYRYFFPCANLDIVTMNYAAQKYVGTHDFRNLCKMDVANGVINFQRTILSAQVQRVGQNLAEEGWQEPFQLCQFEVTGQAFLYHQVRCMMAILFLIGQGMEKPEVIDELLNIEKNPQKPQYSMAVEFPLVLYDCKFENIKWIYDREVQEFNVTHLQQLWANHAVKTQMLYSMLQGLDSVALPCGTGPKMDGMIEWRNVKPSVMKQTSAFVEGVKMRTYKPLMDRPKCQGLESRIEHFVRRGRIEHPHLSHEEETKAKRDCSDTLEEENTVFEKPTKRICVDAELKSII
- the LOC133073528 gene encoding tRNA pseudouridine(38/39) synthase-like isoform X3, which codes for MFYYRFNTFGLVNSFHKGGSLCIYSRGCHIMAENDADRIQTEKLLKRVQELEQEVKRLKKEQATNKDSNTRENSSGAGRKAKRAFDFSAHGQRHVALKIAYLGWGYQGFASQENTSNTIEEKLFEALTKTRLVENRQTSNYHRCGRTDKGVSAFGQIRAIVISLDLRSHFPKGRDSEDLNLKDEVNDVATEIRYTHILNRVLPPDIRVLAWAPVETSFSARFSCLERTYRYFFPCANLDIVTMNYAAQKYVGTHDFRNLCKMDVANGVINFQRTILSAQVQRVGQNLAEEGWQEPFQLCQFEVTGQAFLYHQVRCMMAILFLIGQGMEKPEVIDELLNIEKNPQKPQYSMAVEFPLVLYDCKFENIKWIYDREVQEFNVTHLQQLWANHAVKTQMLYSMLQGLDSVALPCGTGPKMDGMIEWRNVKPSVMKQTSAFVEGVKMRTYKPLMDRPKCQGLESRIEHFVRRGRIEHPHLSHEEETKAKRDCSDTLEEENTVFEKPTKRICVDAELKSII
- the LOC133073528 gene encoding tRNA pseudouridine(38/39) synthase-like isoform X1; the protein is MFYYRFNTFGLVNSFHKGGSLCIYSRGCHIMAENDADRIQTEKLLKRVQELEQEVISLDLRSHFPKGRDSEDLNLKDEVNDVATEIRYTHILNRVLPPDIRVLAWAPVETSFSARFSCLERTYRYFFPCANLDIVTMNYAAQKYVGTHDFRNLCKMDVANGVINFQRTILSAQVQRVGQNLAEEGWQEPFQLCQFEVTGQAFLYHQVRCMMAILFLIGQGMEKPEVIDELLNIEKNPQKPQYSMAVEFPLVLYDCKFENIKWIYDREVQEFNVTHLQQLWANHAVKTQMLYSMLQGLDSVALPCGTGPKMDGMIEWRNVKPSVMKQTSAFVEGVKMRTYKPLMDRPKCQGLESRIEHFVRRGRIEHPHLSHEEETKAKRDCSDTLEEENTVFEKPTKRICVDAELKSII
- the LOC133073545 gene encoding splicing factor U2AF 35 kDa subunit-like, which encodes MAEYLASIFGTEKDKVNCSFYFKIGACRHGHRCSRLHNKPTFSQTIALLNIYRNPQNSSQSADGLRCAVSDVEMQEHYDEFFEEVFTEMEEKYGEVEEMNVCDNLGDHLVGNVYVKFRREEDAEKAVIDLNNRWFNGQPIHAELSPVTDFREACCRQYEMGECTRGGFCNFMHLKPISRDLGRELHGRRRKKHRSRSRSPERCSRSQDHGCRGGGGRGRERDRRQSKNLERSGRF